Proteins encoded within one genomic window of Camarhynchus parvulus chromosome 14, STF_HiC, whole genome shotgun sequence:
- the ELFN1 gene encoding protein ELFN1, translated as MAGRRWAATSALCMCVAAVSLLHAGGVRADCWLIEGDKGFVWLAICSQNQPPYESIPQQINSTIVDLRLNDNKIKSVQYASLSRFGNLTYLNLTKNEISYIEDGAFSGQFNLQVLQLGYNRLRNLTEGILRGLGKLEYLYLQANLIETVTPNAFWECPNIVNIDLSMNRIQRLDSNTFRGLNKLSVCELYSNPFYCSCELLGFLQWLEAFTNMTRTYDRMQCDSPPDYMGYYLLGQGRTGYRNALSMLSSLCTGGSYTVIPRFIPPRYQVTTVPSESPCSEEECSSGDGTTPQFSLFTPIGETEVRPNIQVKHLNHNSAVLTVQIPYPFSKMYILSQFENGFSSMITKLRKKEENITVSNLVAQRDYTYCVVSVHQYSKYNHTCVTITPTRPNRKEPVPTPSTATHYIMTILGCLFGMVIVLGVVYYCLRKRRQQEEKHKKAAGSMKKTIIELKYGPEMETTSITQLSQGQILGGETVTRIPYLPSAGEVEQYKLIESSETPKATKGNYMEVRTGEQPERRDCELSLPPDTQGSVAEISTIAKEVDKVNQIINNCIDALKSESTSFQGVKSGAVSTVEPQLVLLSEQIPSKHGFLSPVYKESYNHPLQRHHSMEAAPKRSSTSSSGSIRSPRSYRSEGSGHKSEAKYIEKTSPTTDTILTVTPAAAILRAEAEKIRQYSEHRHSYPSSHPGEQHDSMGGRKPSILEPLTRPRPRDLAYSQLSPQYHNLSYTSSPEYTCKPSHSIWERFKLNRKRHKDEEEYMAAGHALRKKVQFAKDEDLHDILDYWKGVSAQQKS; from the coding sequence ATGGCAGGTCGCCGGTGGGCCGCGACGTCAGCCCTCTGCATGTGCGTGGCGGCCGTGTCCCTCCTGCATGCCGGCGGGGTGCGGGCAGACTGCTGGCTCATCGAGGGGGACAAGGGCTTCGTCTGGTTGGCCATCTgcagccaaaaccagccccCCTATGAGTCCATCCCCCAGCAGATCAACAGCACCATCGTGGACTTGCGGCTGAACGACAACAAGATCAAGAGCGTGCAGTACGCCTCGCTCAGCCGCTTCGGCAACCTGACATACCTCAACCTGACGAAGAATGAGATCTCCTACATCGAGGACGGTGCCTTTTCAGGACAGTTCAatctccaggtgctgcagctgggttaCAACCGACTGAGGAACCTCACCGAGGGCATCCTCCGGGGCCTGGGGAAGCTGGAGTACCTCTATCTCCAGGCCAACCTCATCGAGACCGTCACCCCCAATGCCTTCTGGGAGTGCCCCAACATAGTGAACATTGACCTGTCCATGAACAGGATCCAGAGACTGGACAGCAACACTTTTCGGGGCCTAAACAAGCTCTCTGTCTGTGAACTCTACAGTAACCCCTTCTACTGCTCCTGCGAGCTCCTGGGCTTCCTGCAATGGCTGGAGGCTTTCACCAACATGACACGCACCTACGACCGGATGCAGTGCGACTCCCCACCCGACTACATGGGCTACTACTTGTTAGGCCAAGGCCGGACTGGCTACCGCAATGCTCTGAGCATGCTCTCTTCCCTTTGCACTGGTGGCTCCTACACTGTGATCCCTCGTTTTATCCCCCCCAGGTACCAGGTGACCACGGTGCCCTCCGAAAGCCCCTGCTCCGAGGAGGAGTGCTCCTCCGGCGACGGCACGACGCCGCAGTTCTCCCTGTTCACGCCCATCGGTGAGACGGAGGTGCGCCCCAACATCCAGGTGAAGCACCTCAACCACAACTCGGCCGTCCTCACCGTGCAGATCCCCTACCCCTTCAGCAAGATGTACATCCTCTCCCAGTTCGAAAACGGCTTCTCCTCCATGATCACCAAGCtcaggaagaaggaggagaacaTCACCGTGAGCAACTTAGTAGCACAAAGAGATTACACCTACTGTGTAGTCTCTGTTCACCAGTACTCCAAGTACAACCACACCTGCGTCACCATCACCCCCACCAGACCCAACCGCAAGGAGCCGGTACCCACCCCTTCCACTGCCACCCATTACATCATGACAATCCTGGGCTGTCTCTTTGGCATGGTGATTGTCCTGGGCGTGGTGTATTACTGCCTCCGGAAGAGGCgccagcaggaggagaagcacAAAAAGGCTGCCGGCAGCATGAAGAAGACCATCATTGAGCTGAAGTATGGGCCAGAAATGGAGAccaccagcatcacccagctgtcccagggGCAGATACTGGGTGGGGAGACAGTGACCCGCATCCCCTACCTACCTTCTGCTGGCGAGGTCGAGCAGTACAAGCTGATTGAGAGCAGCGAGACCCCCAAGGCCACCAAGGGCAACTACATGGAGGTGAGGACGGGTGAACAACCTGAGAGGCGAGACtgtgagctgtccctgccaccaGACACGCAGGGCTCTGTGGCTGAGATCTCCACCATCGCCAAGGAGGTGGACAAGGTGAACCAGATCATCAACAACTGCATCGATGCCTTGAAATCCGAGTCCACCTCCTTCCAAGGGGTGAAGTCGGGGGCGGTCTCCACGGTGGAGCCTCAGCTGGTGCTCTTGTCAGAGCAGATCCCCAGCAAGCATGGATTCCTTTCCCCCGTCTACAAGGAAAGCTACAACCACCCTCTCCAGCGACACCACAGCATGGAGGCGGCCCCCAAACGCTCCAGCACCTCTTCTAGCGGCTCCATACGGAGCCCCCGGTCCTACCGCTCCGAAGGATCGGGCCACAAATCCGAAGCCAAATACATCGAGAAGACTTCCCCCACCACCGACACCATCCTCACTGTGACGCCGGCCGCGGCCATCCTGCGGGCAGAGGCGGAGAAGATCCGCCAGTACAGCGAGCACCGGCACTCGTACCCCAGCTCGCACCCCGGGGAGCAGCACGACAGCATGGGCGGGCGCAAGCCCTCCATCCTGGAGCCTCTGACCCGCCCTCGCCCCAGAGACCTGGCCTACTCCCAGCTCTCGCCTCAGTATCACAACCTGAGCTACACCTCCAGCCCAGAGTACACCTGCAAACCCTCGCACAGCATCTGGGAGCGCTTCAAACTCAACCGCAAGCGGCACAAAGACGAGGAGGAGTACATGGCAGCCGGCCACGCCCTACGCAAAAAGGTCCAGTTTGCCAAAGATGAGGATCTCCACGACATCTTAGACTACTGGAAGGGCGTCTCTGCCCAGCAAAAGTCCTGA